The window GATGCAGCCGCCGAAGACTTCGCCGATTGCCTGATGGCCGAGGCAGATACCGAGGAGCGGCACTTTGTCCTTCGCCGCTTCGATCAGCGCTTCAAGATTGCCCGCATCCTTCGGCAGCCCCGGCCCCGGCGAGAGGATTACGGCCTCGTAGTGCGCCGCCAACACGTCCTCGGGCATCACGTCATCGTTTCGCACGACCTCAACCTCTGCGCCGAGGGAAGCGAGAAGCTGATAGATATTGTAAGTAAATGAATCGTAGTTGTCAAAAAGCAACAACATCGTTTTCCACCTCCTCGACAACTTCAAACAGCGCCCGCGCCTTCTGCAGAATCTCCCGATATTCGTTTTCGGGCACGGAATCCGCGACGATGCCCGCCCCCGCTTGGATCACGGCGGTTTCGTCGTTTTCGATGCGCATCGTGCGCAAGGTGATGCACATGTCCATATTGCCGTAGAAGTCCATATAGCCGACCGTGCCCGCATACGTGTTGCGCTTTACAGGCTCAAGCTCGCGGATGATCTCCATGGCGCGCAGCTTCGGCGCACCGCTGACCGTGCCTGCGGGAAATGCCGCCGCCAAGACGTCCAGAGGGCGGCATTCCTTCTTGAGCCGTCCGACGACCTCGGAGACCATGTGGAGCACATGGCTGAACTTCTCGATCTTCTTGAGCTTCGTCACGCGCACGCTGCCCGCCTCGCTGATGCGCCCGATGTCGTTGCGCGCGAGGTCGACGAGCATCGCGTGCTCGGCACACTCCTTCGCGTCCGCCTTGAGCTCGGCAGCGAGCGCCGCGTCCTCCTCGTCGTTCCTGCCGCGCCGGCGCGTGCCCGCGATCGGATAGGTGAAGATCTTGTCTCCCGCCACCTTCACGAGTATCTCGGGCGAAGCGCCGACGAGTTTGACGCTGCCGAAGTTCAGATAGAACATGTAGGGCGACGGATTGACCTGTCGCAGGCGGCGATAGAAGTGGAAGCTCGGCTTCGTGATCTTCTCGCGGAACTGGCGCGACGGCACGACTTGGAAGATGTCGCCGGCGAAGATATGCTCCTTCGCCTTTTCGACGGCGGCAATAAAGTCACCGGAATCGCTTTCATACTTCGCGAGGAAGTCGAGCGGCTTCCTTCGCTTCGCAGCCGTTTTGGCGGCAGGCGTGACGGGCGCGCGCAGCCGTTCTGCAATCGTTTCCATCTTCCGCTCCGCCTCTTCGTACACAGCATCTGCCGTTTCCTCCGTGACGCGCGCGAGATGGATGAGCCGCGCCGTATTTTTCAAAGCGTCGAAGACCACCAGGTGACGGCAGACCATGAACTGTCCGAGAAGTTCATCTTCGTCGAGCATCATTGTGCGCACGCGGTCGAAGGTCGCGGCGATTTCGTAGTTCAGATAGCCGACCATGCCGCCGTTCGCCAGCGGCAGCTCCTCATCCTCCACCGCAGGGCGGAAGCCTTCCATATATTTTTTGAGCGTTTCCTGCGGCGTGCCGTCGAAGCATTTCATCAAATCGTTTTCGCGAATCATCAGGCGCTCCTTGAAAACCTGCAGGCGAATGAACGGCTCGGCGCCGATGAACGAATAGCGCCCGAACTGCTGATGCGTCGTGTCGACGGATTCGAGGATGAAACCCTCCGCCTCACCGACGAGCTTGCAAAAGACGGAGACGGGCGTATCGAGATCCATGGAGATCTCCGCCGTGACGGCGATGAGATTCGCCGCCTTTGCCAATTCCTTAAAACGCGCCAACGATGGCTGCAAAGTCATCATTTTCTGCACCCCCTCAGCCATGATACGCCGCGTCGAGAGCTTTGCGCATCGCCGCGATCAACTCCGCCGCCTCGTCCCGCCTGTCCGCGAGCAGGAGCTTGACGACGGCGCTGCCCACGATGGCGGCGTCGGCTTCCGCCGCCGCTTCGACAGCCGCCTCGGGCGAGCCGATGCCGAAGCCGACCGCCAGCGGCGTCTTCGTATAGGCGCGCGCTCCCTTGACGATCTTGCCGATCCGGCTGTAGTCGACCTTCTTGACGCCCGTGACGCCGTTGTTGGACACGCAGTAGATGAAGCCTGCAGCGCTCGCGCACGTCTCCTGCATGCGCTCGGGCGTCGTGCCCGGCGTGATGAACTCCATCAAGGGAAAGTCGTGCGCCGCGCAAATTTCGCGCATCTCACCCGACTCCTCGTGCGGCACATCGGGGATGATGACGCCGTCCATGCCCGCCGCCTTAAAATCCTCAACGAAACGGGGGAAGCCGTAGTGCAGCATGTTGTTGACGTAGCCCATGCCCACGAGCGGCATCTCGGAGAAACGGCGAATCGCCTGCACGATTTCACGCACTTTCGCGAGCGTC of the Selenomonas sputigena genome contains:
- the trpE gene encoding anthranilate synthase component I, which encodes MTLQPSLARFKELAKAANLIAVTAEISMDLDTPVSVFCKLVGEAEGFILESVDTTHQQFGRYSFIGAEPFIRLQVFKERLMIRENDLMKCFDGTPQETLKKYMEGFRPAVEDEELPLANGGMVGYLNYEIAATFDRVRTMMLDEDELLGQFMVCRHLVVFDALKNTARLIHLARVTEETADAVYEEAERKMETIAERLRAPVTPAAKTAAKRRKPLDFLAKYESDSGDFIAAVEKAKEHIFAGDIFQVVPSRQFREKITKPSFHFYRRLRQVNPSPYMFYLNFGSVKLVGASPEILVKVAGDKIFTYPIAGTRRRGRNDEEDAALAAELKADAKECAEHAMLVDLARNDIGRISEAGSVRVTKLKKIEKFSHVLHMVSEVVGRLKKECRPLDVLAAAFPAGTVSGAPKLRAMEIIRELEPVKRNTYAGTVGYMDFYGNMDMCITLRTMRIENDETAVIQAGAGIVADSVPENEYREILQKARALFEVVEEVENDVVAF
- the trpA gene encoding tryptophan synthase subunit alpha, whose product is MSTRLNHVLNGLKEKGRKGLIIYLTAGMPDAEGTIDAVRRAEEAGADVIELGLPFSDPMADGPVIQTASVAALKGGMTLAKVREIVQAIRRFSEMPLVGMGYVNNMLHYGFPRFVEDFKAAGMDGVIIPDVPHEESGEMREICAAHDFPLMEFITPGTTPERMQETCASAAGFIYCVSNNGVTGVKKVDYSRIGKIVKGARAYTKTPLAVGFGIGSPEAAVEAAAEADAAIVGSAVVKLLLADRRDEAAELIAAMRKALDAAYHG